A region of Burkholderiales bacterium JOSHI_001 DNA encodes the following proteins:
- a CDS encoding response regulator with CheY-like receiver domain and winged-helix DNA-binding domain (PFAM: Response regulator receiver domain) yields the protein MKRILIVEDQPDIRELVRMTLEMEDFEVHEAENGDIGLQMAARLSPDLVLLDVMMPGSLDGLGVCERIKADAARRRTKVVMLSARNQEADRQAGRKAGADAYLSKPFSPRQLLDVIGRVL from the coding sequence ATGAAACGCATCCTGATCGTCGAGGACCAGCCCGACATCCGCGAACTGGTCCGAATGACTTTGGAGATGGAAGACTTCGAGGTCCACGAGGCCGAGAACGGCGACATCGGCCTGCAGATGGCGGCCCGCCTGTCGCCCGACCTGGTGCTGCTGGACGTGATGATGCCCGGCAGCCTCGACGGCCTGGGTGTGTGCGAACGCATCAAGGCCGACGCCGCGCGCCGGCGCACGAAGGTGGTGATGCTGTCGGCCCGCAACCAGGAAGCCGACCGCCAGGCCGGCCGCAAGGCCGGCGCCGATGCCTACCTGTCCAAGCCGTTCAGCCCGCGCCAGCTGCTGGACGTGATCGGCCGCGTGTTGTGA
- a CDS encoding methyl-accepting chemotaxis protein (PFAM: Methyl-accepting chemotaxis protein (MCP) signaling domain): MNASPPPPRQTAAPLLLAMAANAALLLWLASGTPWLGAAVGLALAAAAVAGWCQLRLGGRGRAGLWACAGLVGMVAAQPLLFAGGTAMPGWLFLNLLLTLSLLPMLQRALPIVLAGALFLALAWPMQWFSLDRSAGVGVGHLVLLVLHTGVMAAVAQRNARQGRERFDVEFLVRAMGTDGPIRLALGAVRAESRLGTRLQQVQQRMAGVLRQVQAVVSEVQRASAELDASGDDLRQRTSGSAQGMREAAMTLQQITVIVKSSAEAAMQARSMAASASNEAAAGGALFKQVTGRMHDIHQSSQRITDIIGVIDGIAFQTNILALNAAVEAARAGEQGRGFAVVAQEVRQLALRTSTAAAEVKALISGSAHTIRDGTALVDAAGVAMDNIIVSVQKVGQVFESLSADTTEHAGSIEAVTRSVMDLDATTRQNVSVAETTQRIARELLQQGQELETALGAFKLGDGMGATPAAASPAAALARDTLTHAARARPAAPVAAPAAGDASAKVEFF; the protein is encoded by the coding sequence ATGAACGCCAGCCCGCCACCCCCACGCCAGACCGCCGCCCCCTTGCTGCTGGCCATGGCGGCCAATGCCGCCTTGCTGCTGTGGCTGGCTTCCGGCACGCCCTGGCTGGGCGCCGCCGTGGGGCTGGCGCTGGCGGCGGCGGCCGTGGCGGGCTGGTGCCAGCTGCGCCTGGGCGGCCGGGGCCGGGCCGGCCTGTGGGCCTGCGCCGGCCTGGTGGGCATGGTGGCGGCGCAGCCCTTGCTGTTTGCCGGTGGCACGGCCATGCCGGGCTGGCTGTTCCTGAACCTGTTGCTCACCCTGAGTTTGCTGCCCATGCTGCAGCGGGCCCTGCCCATCGTGCTGGCGGGCGCCCTGTTCCTGGCCCTGGCCTGGCCGATGCAGTGGTTCAGCCTGGACCGCAGCGCAGGCGTGGGCGTGGGGCACCTGGTGCTGCTGGTTCTGCACACCGGGGTGATGGCCGCGGTGGCCCAGCGCAATGCGCGCCAGGGCCGCGAGCGCTTTGATGTCGAATTCCTGGTGCGGGCCATGGGCACCGACGGTCCGATCCGCCTGGCGCTGGGCGCGGTGCGGGCCGAGTCCCGCCTGGGCACGCGCCTGCAGCAGGTGCAGCAACGCATGGCCGGGGTGCTGCGCCAGGTGCAGGCCGTGGTGTCCGAGGTGCAGCGCGCGTCGGCCGAACTGGACGCCAGCGGCGACGACCTGCGCCAGCGCACCTCGGGCAGCGCCCAGGGCATGCGTGAAGCGGCCATGACGCTGCAGCAGATCACCGTCATCGTGAAAAGCAGTGCCGAGGCGGCGATGCAGGCGCGGTCCATGGCGGCCAGCGCGTCCAACGAAGCGGCCGCCGGCGGGGCGCTGTTCAAGCAGGTGACCGGGCGCATGCACGACATCCACCAGTCGTCCCAGCGCATCACCGACATCATCGGCGTGATCGACGGCATCGCCTTCCAGACCAACATCCTGGCGCTGAACGCGGCGGTCGAGGCCGCCCGCGCCGGCGAGCAGGGCCGCGGCTTTGCCGTGGTGGCGCAGGAGGTGCGGCAGCTGGCGCTGCGCACGTCCACCGCGGCGGCCGAGGTGAAGGCGCTGATCAGCGGCTCGGCCCACACCATCCGCGACGGCACGGCGCTGGTGGACGCGGCCGGTGTGGCCATGGACAACATCATCGTCTCGGTGCAGAAGGTGGGCCAGGTGTTTGAAAGCCTGTCGGCCGACACCACCGAACACGCCGGCAGCATCGAAGCCGTGACGCGCTCGGTGATGGACCTGGACGCCACCACGCGCCAGAACGTCAGCGTGGCCGAAACCACGCAGCGCATCGCGCGGGAGCTGCTGCAACAGGGGCAGGAACTGGAAACGGCGCTGGGGGCCTTCAAGCTGGGCGACGGCATGGGCGCCACGCCGGCGGCGGCTTCACCGGCGGCGGCGCTGGCCCGGGACACGCTGACCCACGCGGCACGTGCGCGCCCGGCCGCGCCCGTTGCGGCGCCGGCCGCCGGCGACGCCAGCGCCAAGGTCGAGTTTTTCTGA
- a CDS encoding riboflavin synthase, alpha subunit (PFAM: Lumazine binding domain~TIGRFAM: riboflavin synthase, alpha subunit), whose protein sequence is MFTGIVQGVATLVALTDRPGLRSLTLQFPPGFDAGLHIGASVACDGVCLTVTQRPTADQAQFDVMQQSLSLTTLGGWVHGSRINVERAAKDGAEIGGHPLSGHVDCTGQVLAVREPENNRVLRIGVPASHRRYVFAKGYIAVNGASLTIAEANRQEGWFEVWLIPETLRQTTFGDKRVGDGLNIEVERSTLVMVETVERVLDERLGPLMPALQALLDAKAG, encoded by the coding sequence ATGTTCACCGGCATTGTTCAAGGTGTGGCCACGCTCGTGGCCCTGACAGACCGCCCCGGGCTGCGCAGCCTGACCCTGCAGTTTCCGCCCGGCTTCGATGCCGGCCTGCACATTGGCGCCAGCGTGGCCTGCGACGGCGTGTGCCTCACCGTCACGCAGCGCCCCACCGCCGACCAGGCGCAGTTCGACGTGATGCAGCAGAGCCTGTCGCTCACCACCCTGGGCGGCTGGGTGCATGGCTCGCGCATCAATGTGGAGCGGGCGGCGAAAGACGGCGCCGAGATCGGTGGCCACCCGCTGAGCGGCCACGTGGACTGCACCGGCCAGGTGCTGGCGGTTCGCGAGCCCGAGAACAACCGCGTGCTGCGCATCGGCGTGCCGGCCTCGCACCGGCGCTATGTGTTTGCCAAGGGCTACATCGCGGTGAACGGCGCCAGCCTCACCATCGCCGAAGCGAACCGCCAGGAAGGCTGGTTCGAGGTGTGGCTGATCCCCGAAACCCTGCGCCAGACCACCTTTGGCGACAAGCGCGTGGGCGATGGCCTGAACATCGAAGTGGAGCGCAGCACCCTGGTGATGGTGGAAACCGTCGAGCGGGTGCTGGACGAGCGCCTGGGCCCGCTGATGCCGGCGCTGCAGGCGCTGCTGGACGCGAAGGCCGGCTGA
- a CDS encoding DNA alkylation repair enzyme (PFAM: DNA alkylation repair enzyme~manually curated), with protein sequence MEPFKNLLNASVVAHAAAQLSRAAPDFDAKRFQRLATRGLDALEFKARADHIASALQACLPADFDQAATMLEAALAPPKPVDESGPTESHTDGLAGWILWPAGEFVARAGLQHPQRALAALHAFTQRFTAEFAIRPFIQAHPDLVIKTLARWATDPSPHVRRLVSEGSRPRLPWGLRLAALVKDPSPTLPLLAALQDDPSDYVRRSVANHLNDIAKDHPQVVVAWVRDHLGDAPPQRRALLRHASRSLVKQGHAETLALWGLGTPFKGEAAFTLAPKRLRVGEALQFSLKLRSTARKAQPLEIDYVLHHVKANGSTSPKVFKGWKLDLAADATRELAKRHSMKAVTTRRYHAGEHRVDIQINGKVVAGAAFQLVLA encoded by the coding sequence TTGGAACCCTTCAAGAACCTGCTCAATGCCAGCGTGGTGGCGCATGCCGCGGCGCAGTTGTCCCGGGCGGCCCCGGACTTCGACGCCAAGCGCTTCCAGCGCCTGGCCACGCGCGGCCTGGACGCCCTGGAGTTCAAGGCCCGCGCCGACCACATCGCCAGCGCGCTGCAGGCCTGCCTGCCGGCGGATTTCGACCAGGCCGCCACGATGCTGGAAGCCGCGCTGGCGCCGCCCAAGCCCGTGGATGAAAGTGGGCCCACCGAATCTCACACTGACGGCTTGGCCGGCTGGATCCTGTGGCCGGCGGGTGAATTCGTGGCCCGCGCCGGTCTGCAGCATCCGCAGCGCGCGCTGGCCGCGCTGCACGCCTTCACGCAGCGATTCACGGCCGAATTCGCCATCCGGCCCTTCATCCAGGCCCACCCTGACCTGGTGATCAAGACCCTGGCCCGCTGGGCAACCGACCCCAGCCCGCACGTGCGGCGCCTGGTCAGCGAAGGCAGCCGGCCGCGCCTGCCCTGGGGCTTGCGGCTGGCCGCGCTGGTGAAAGACCCGTCCCCCACCCTGCCCCTGCTGGCCGCGCTGCAGGACGACCCCAGCGACTACGTGCGCCGCAGCGTGGCCAACCACCTGAACGACATCGCCAAGGACCACCCGCAGGTGGTTGTGGCCTGGGTGCGTGACCACCTGGGCGACGCCCCACCCCAGCGCCGCGCGCTGCTGCGCCACGCCAGCCGCAGCCTGGTCAAGCAGGGCCACGCCGAGACGCTTGCACTGTGGGGCCTGGGCACGCCGTTCAAGGGCGAGGCGGCCTTCACACTGGCGCCCAAGCGCCTGCGGGTGGGCGAGGCCTTGCAGTTCAGCCTGAAGCTGCGCTCCACCGCCCGCAAGGCGCAGCCGCTGGAAATCGACTACGTGCTGCACCACGTCAAGGCCAATGGCAGCACCTCGCCCAAGGTGTTCAAGGGCTGGAAGCTGGACTTGGCCGCCGACGCCACGCGCGAACTGGCCAAGCGGCATTCGATGAAAGCCGTCACCACGCGGCGCTACCACGCGGGCGAACACCGCGTGGACATCCAGATCAACGGCAAGGTGGTGGCTGGCGCGGCCTTCCAGCTGGTCCTGGCCTGA
- a CDS encoding argininosuccinate synthase (PFAM: Arginosuccinate synthase~TIGRFAM: argininosuccinate synthase), producing the protein MSTILQNLPTGQKVGIAFSGGLDTSAALLWMRTKGAVPYAYTAHLGQPDEPDYDDIPRRALAYGAEKARLIDCRAQLVAEGIAALQCGAFHISTAGVTYFNTTPIGRAVTGTMLVAAMKEDNVNIWGDGSTFKGNDIERFYRYGLLTNPGLKIYKPWLDQQFIDELGGRAEMSAFMQQHGHAYKMSAEKAYSTDSNMLGATHEAKDLEQLNSGVTIVQPIMGVAFWKDEVAVKRETVRVRFDEGQPVALNGTEYKDPVELLAEANRIGGRHGLGMSDQIENRIIEAKSRGIYEAPGLALLFIAYERLLTGIHNEDTIEQYRDNGRRLGRLLYQGRWFDPQAIMLRETAQRWVARAITGEVTLELRRGNDYSLLNTESPNLTYKPERLTMEKGESSFSPQDRIGQLTMRNLDIVDTREKLSTYAKVGLLADGSGLPRLTDDSGK; encoded by the coding sequence ATGAGCACCATCCTTCAGAACCTCCCCACCGGCCAGAAGGTCGGCATCGCCTTCTCCGGCGGCCTGGACACCAGCGCCGCGCTGCTGTGGATGCGCACCAAGGGCGCCGTGCCCTACGCCTACACCGCTCACCTGGGCCAGCCCGACGAGCCCGATTACGACGACATCCCGCGCCGCGCGCTGGCCTATGGCGCCGAGAAGGCCCGGCTGATCGACTGCCGTGCGCAACTGGTGGCCGAAGGCATCGCCGCGCTGCAGTGCGGGGCCTTCCACATTTCCACCGCCGGCGTTACCTACTTCAACACCACGCCCATCGGCCGCGCGGTCACCGGCACCATGCTGGTGGCGGCGATGAAGGAAGACAACGTCAACATCTGGGGCGACGGTTCCACCTTCAAGGGCAACGACATCGAGCGCTTCTACCGCTACGGCCTGCTCACCAACCCCGGGCTGAAGATCTACAAGCCCTGGCTGGACCAGCAGTTCATTGACGAACTGGGCGGCCGGGCCGAGATGTCGGCCTTCATGCAGCAGCATGGCCACGCCTACAAGATGAGCGCCGAGAAGGCCTACTCCACCGACAGCAACATGCTGGGCGCCACCCACGAGGCCAAGGACCTGGAGCAGCTGAACAGCGGCGTCACCATCGTGCAGCCCATCATGGGCGTGGCCTTCTGGAAGGACGAGGTGGCGGTGAAGCGCGAAACCGTGCGCGTGCGCTTCGACGAAGGCCAGCCGGTGGCCCTGAACGGCACCGAGTACAAGGATCCGGTGGAACTGCTGGCCGAGGCCAACCGCATTGGCGGCCGGCACGGCCTGGGCATGAGCGACCAGATCGAGAACCGCATCATCGAAGCCAAGAGCCGCGGCATCTATGAAGCCCCGGGCCTGGCGCTGCTGTTCATCGCCTACGAACGCCTGCTGACCGGCATCCACAACGAAGACACCATCGAGCAGTACCGCGACAACGGACGCCGCCTGGGCCGCCTGCTGTACCAGGGCCGCTGGTTCGACCCCCAGGCCATCATGCTGCGCGAAACCGCCCAGCGCTGGGTGGCGCGCGCCATCACCGGCGAGGTGACACTGGAACTGCGCCGCGGCAACGACTACAGCCTGCTGAACACCGAAAGCCCCAACCTGACCTACAAGCCCGAGCGGCTGACCATGGAAAAGGGCGAATCCAGCTTCTCGCCCCAGGACCGCATCGGCCAGCTGACCATGCGCAACCTGGACATCGTGGACACGCGCGAAAAGCTGTCCACCTATGCCAAGGTGGGCTTGCTGGCTGACGGCTCGGGGCTGCCGCGTTTGACGGACGACAGCGGGAAGTGA
- a CDS encoding enoyl-CoA hydratase/carnithine racemase (PFAM: Enoyl-CoA hydratase/isomerase family~manually curated) codes for MTHPRNAFGVPPQGGAASGPAEPDPRRLHDQNSPAAPGAPVLAVAGGIATITLNRPQHLNRLHTEDLLALQGHFQTLAADTSLHAVVLTATGRAFCAGYHLGELGSGDADATRQGPQLFEQTVDALEALPVPTICRFNGSVYGGATDLGLACDFRVGIDAMELRMPAARLGLHYYPSGLRRYVNRLGLGEAKRLFLLGEAVHARDLLAFGYLDVLASAESLDAEVGVIVNALAAGAPLALRGMKASLNDIAAGTADEAVLRAREALCAGSADLREGLAAFAARRPPSFSGR; via the coding sequence GTGACCCACCCCCGCAACGCCTTCGGCGTTCCCCCTCAAGGGGGCGCCGCAAGCGGCCCGGCAGAGCCGGATCCGCGGCGACTGCATGATCAGAATTCACCTGCGGCGCCGGGCGCACCCGTGCTGGCGGTGGCGGGCGGCATCGCCACGATCACCCTGAACCGGCCGCAGCACCTGAACCGATTGCACACCGAGGACCTGCTGGCGCTGCAGGGGCACTTCCAGACGCTGGCTGCGGACACTTCGCTGCACGCGGTGGTGCTGACCGCCACCGGCCGGGCCTTCTGCGCCGGCTACCACCTGGGTGAACTGGGCAGCGGCGACGCCGATGCCACGCGCCAGGGGCCCCAATTGTTCGAGCAGACGGTCGATGCCCTGGAGGCCCTGCCCGTGCCCACGATCTGCCGTTTCAACGGCAGCGTGTACGGCGGGGCCACCGACCTGGGCCTGGCCTGTGACTTCCGGGTCGGCATCGACGCCATGGAACTGCGCATGCCCGCCGCCCGCCTGGGCCTGCACTACTACCCCAGCGGCCTGCGCCGCTATGTCAACCGCCTGGGCCTGGGCGAGGCCAAGCGCCTGTTCCTGCTGGGCGAGGCGGTGCATGCGCGCGACCTGCTGGCCTTCGGCTACCTGGACGTGCTGGCCTCGGCCGAATCCCTGGACGCCGAGGTGGGCGTGATCGTCAACGCGCTGGCGGCCGGCGCGCCGCTGGCGCTGCGGGGCATGAAGGCGTCGCTGAACGACATCGCCGCCGGCACGGCCGACGAGGCGGTGCTTCGCGCACGCGAAGCGCTGTGCGCGGGCAGTGCGGATCTGCGGGAAGGCCTGGCCGCCTTCGCCGCCCGGCGGCCACCGAGCTTCAGCGGCCGCTGA